The proteins below are encoded in one region of Casimicrobium huifangae:
- a CDS encoding YqaA family protein, whose product MEAWFASVLQWLALPQFGLSTVFVVALVSATLLPMGSEPAVFGLIKLNPELFWPAILVATAGNALGGAINWWMGFGAKRAYESYKHSSVQAKALAWLERLGPRACFFAFLPIIGDPLATVAGWLKLPFWPCFLWGGLGKFLRYVVMTAGALWIWPGQFQIG is encoded by the coding sequence ATGGAAGCGTGGTTTGCGAGTGTGTTGCAGTGGCTGGCGTTGCCGCAGTTTGGACTGTCCACCGTGTTTGTCGTGGCACTGGTGTCGGCGACGCTGCTGCCCATGGGGTCCGAACCGGCGGTATTCGGCCTGATCAAGCTGAATCCTGAACTCTTCTGGCCAGCGATTCTGGTTGCCACAGCGGGCAACGCGCTCGGCGGCGCCATCAACTGGTGGATGGGTTTTGGCGCCAAGCGCGCCTATGAGAGCTACAAGCATTCATCGGTGCAGGCCAAGGCGCTGGCGTGGCTCGAACGGCTCGGCCCGCGGGCCTGCTTCTTTGCGTTCCTGCCCATCATTGGCGACCCGCTGGCCACCGTCGCAGGGTGGCTCAAGCTGCCGTTCTGGCCGTGCTTTCTGTGGGGCGGGCTCGGCAAATTTCTGCGCTACGTGGTGATGACGGCGGGCGCACTGTGGATCTGGCCGGGGCAATTTCAGATCGGTTAG
- a CDS encoding LysE family transporter: MTTLFISAFLLGLIFNAAPGAVFAETVRQGVRGGYRPALGVQLGSLVGDALWAVLGLVGIGLLLQLDWLRWPIGVAGTLYLLWLARDAWRAASVEFLVAGDAGVTQRSATRAGVLLSVTNPQNIAYWAALGSAMGAVGVHEPSATDYGIFFAGFMVSSVVWAFVCAAIVDRLFARSGQQWAKLTYRLCAVAFVALALGTLRDLIAPAELQPAKAKAGVSAPK; this comes from the coding sequence ATGACCACGCTGTTCATCTCCGCCTTTCTTCTGGGTCTGATCTTCAATGCCGCCCCTGGTGCCGTGTTCGCCGAGACGGTGCGTCAGGGCGTGCGCGGTGGCTACCGACCTGCACTGGGGGTGCAGTTGGGCTCGCTGGTCGGTGACGCGCTGTGGGCGGTGCTTGGACTGGTCGGCATCGGGCTCCTGCTGCAGCTCGACTGGCTGCGCTGGCCGATTGGCGTGGCGGGCACGCTGTATCTGCTGTGGCTTGCCCGTGATGCGTGGCGGGCTGCGAGCGTGGAGTTCTTGGTGGCCGGCGATGCCGGTGTCACGCAGCGCTCGGCGACGCGGGCCGGCGTGCTGCTCTCGGTCACCAACCCGCAGAACATTGCCTACTGGGCCGCGCTCGGCAGCGCGATGGGCGCTGTCGGCGTACACGAACCTTCAGCCACCGATTACGGCATCTTCTTCGCCGGCTTCATGGTGTCATCGGTGGTCTGGGCGTTCGTCTGTGCGGCCATTGTGGACCGCCTGTTCGCCCGCTCCGGCCAGCAGTGGGCCAAACTGACCTATCGCCTGTGCGCGGTGGCCTTTGTGGCGCTCGCGCTGGGCACCTTGCGGGATTTGATTGCGCCCGCCGAGTTGCAGCCGGCAAAAGCAAAGGCGGGAGTCAGCGCGCCGAAATAG
- a CDS encoding helix-turn-helix domain-containing protein, translating to MKVSTENLPSTLRKPFETILGVAQTRSMADWSFAPAASADLVCCVPGMLDADTAQARNQVRLWIASQSDAGPHLRDGDVVLAPDNIRLVTLLSALDMAALRLLDSSIYPHLNDSPSQQEQRAERADNRGSDNRRTRYSLSYWPVLSGNFRSRAYQNAAAMLSKRAMTVTELARASGLSEQSASALVDELARVRALKAISRTDARGRKPASRLGSLFAGRSADGSRSGAASAAASGSGFLGRVRAWLSGAHA from the coding sequence TTGAAAGTTTCGACCGAAAACCTGCCTTCCACGCTACGGAAGCCGTTCGAGACGATCCTTGGTGTCGCGCAAACGCGGAGCATGGCCGACTGGAGTTTTGCGCCAGCGGCAAGTGCCGACCTCGTCTGCTGCGTGCCGGGCATGCTGGATGCGGACACCGCACAGGCGCGCAACCAGGTCCGCCTGTGGATTGCTTCGCAAAGTGACGCCGGGCCGCATCTGCGCGACGGTGACGTAGTTCTCGCCCCCGACAACATTCGCCTGGTCACCCTGCTGTCGGCGCTGGATATGGCTGCGCTGCGCCTGCTCGACTCGTCCATTTACCCACACCTCAACGATTCGCCAAGCCAGCAGGAGCAGCGCGCCGAACGCGCTGACAACCGCGGCAGTGACAACCGGCGCACCCGCTACTCGCTCAGTTACTGGCCGGTACTTTCCGGCAACTTCCGCTCACGCGCGTACCAGAACGCAGCCGCGATGCTGAGCAAGCGCGCGATGACAGTCACCGAGCTTGCCCGCGCCAGCGGCCTGAGCGAGCAATCTGCATCGGCGCTGGTGGATGAACTGGCGCGTGTGCGCGCACTCAAGGCGATATCGCGAACCGACGCCCGCGGGCGCAAGCCGGCAAGCCGGCTGGGCAGCCTGTTCGCCGGGCGCAGCGCTGACGGCAGCCGCAGTGGCGCTGCCAGTGCCGCCGCAAGTGGCAGCGGCTTCCTTGGCCGTGTGCGCGCCTGGTTGTCGGGTGCACACGCCTGA
- a CDS encoding GTP-binding protein, whose translation MSSAPRIVLFGPMGIGKSTAIRTLCGELAVDCDVPNLDLATSAKETTTVGADYGVIHLAEGQELHIYGSPGQERFAFMREWLMSLAVGAVILVDLADHGALDSALTLIREAEASATSPVVAVVIARPASEEQIQAFAQTLSTHADAPVPVLSADVRDREQMLDVLSLLFSMISVELEEPSEDASHVD comes from the coding sequence TTGTCCAGCGCACCCCGCATTGTCCTGTTCGGTCCGATGGGGATCGGCAAATCGACCGCCATCCGCACGCTTTGCGGTGAGCTGGCGGTCGATTGCGATGTGCCCAATCTTGACCTTGCCACATCAGCCAAAGAGACCACCACGGTCGGCGCTGACTACGGCGTCATTCACCTCGCCGAAGGGCAGGAGTTGCACATCTACGGCAGCCCCGGTCAGGAGCGCTTTGCCTTCATGCGAGAGTGGCTGATGTCGCTGGCGGTCGGTGCGGTCATCCTGGTCGATCTGGCTGATCACGGCGCGCTCGACAGCGCGCTGACGCTGATCCGCGAGGCCGAAGCCTCAGCAACCAGTCCGGTGGTGGCCGTAGTCATCGCGCGACCGGCCAGCGAGGAGCAGATTCAGGCGTTCGCGCAGACGCTGTCGACCCACGCTGATGCACCAGTGCCGGTGCTCAGCGCCGATGTTCGCGACCGCGAGCAGATGCTCGATGTGCTCTCGCTGCTGTTCTCGATGATCAGCGTCGAGCTGGAAGAACCGTCGGAGGATGCATCCCATGTCGACTAA
- a CDS encoding TCR/Tet family MFS transporter — translation MSNAVATQRLQPAFAFIFAVVLLDVIAIGVVIPVLPKLIEQFAGDAAHAAEINGLFSMSWALMQLIFSPVLGALSDRFGRRPVILISCFGLALDFFFAALAPSLVWLFVARVIGGITMANMSTAGAYIADVTPPEQRAAKFGMLGAAWGIGFVLGPLLGGVFGAMDPRLPFWIAGGIALINAAYGFFVLPESLPSEKRSAFRIKDANPFGALKLLNSTPLLKRLSMINTLYLLAHHVLPVTFVLHAGYRFGWDAKMVGFTLAMVGVASIIVQGGLVGKVVKAIGERKALLAGLASGVAALTIYGLAPQGHWFWAGIPFGAFMGLFGPAAQALMTREVAAEHQGQLQGANSSLMGLTGLIGPLLFSYVLSWAIGAGKGYGVPGAAYLLAAALLAIGVALAAGVHVVPARRPESAG, via the coding sequence GTGAGCAACGCCGTGGCGACGCAGCGGCTGCAACCCGCCTTCGCGTTCATCTTCGCGGTGGTGTTGCTGGATGTGATTGCCATCGGCGTGGTGATCCCGGTGCTGCCGAAGCTGATTGAGCAGTTTGCGGGTGACGCGGCGCACGCGGCCGAGATCAACGGCCTGTTCTCGATGAGCTGGGCGCTGATGCAGCTGATCTTTTCGCCGGTGCTTGGCGCGCTGTCCGACCGCTTCGGCCGGCGCCCGGTGATTCTGATCTCCTGCTTCGGTCTGGCGCTGGATTTTTTCTTTGCCGCGCTGGCGCCCTCGCTCGTGTGGCTGTTCGTGGCACGGGTGATCGGCGGTATCACCATGGCCAACATGTCCACGGCGGGTGCCTACATCGCCGACGTGACGCCACCCGAGCAGCGCGCTGCAAAGTTCGGCATGCTCGGCGCGGCGTGGGGCATAGGCTTCGTGCTCGGGCCCTTGCTGGGCGGCGTATTCGGCGCGATGGACCCACGCCTGCCGTTCTGGATTGCCGGTGGCATTGCGCTGATCAATGCGGCTTACGGCTTTTTCGTGTTGCCTGAATCATTGCCGTCCGAAAAGCGCAGCGCCTTCCGCATCAAGGACGCCAATCCGTTTGGTGCGTTGAAGCTGCTCAACTCCACGCCGCTGCTGAAGCGGCTGTCGATGATCAATACGCTTTATCTGTTGGCGCACCATGTGCTGCCTGTCACCTTCGTGCTGCATGCGGGCTACCGTTTTGGCTGGGACGCAAAGATGGTGGGTTTTACGCTGGCGATGGTCGGTGTGGCCAGCATCATTGTGCAGGGCGGACTGGTCGGCAAAGTGGTGAAGGCCATCGGTGAGCGCAAGGCGCTGCTGGCAGGCCTTGCCTCGGGGGTTGCTGCACTGACCATCTACGGTCTGGCGCCGCAGGGGCACTGGTTCTGGGCTGGCATTCCGTTCGGTGCCTTCATGGGGCTGTTCGGGCCGGCAGCGCAGGCGCTGATGACGCGCGAAGTGGCGGCGGAGCATCAGGGCCAGCTGCAGGGCGCCAATTCGAGCCTGATGGGGCTGACCGGTCTGATCGGCCCGCTACTGTTCTCGTACGTGCTGTCGTGGGCGATCGGTGCCGGCAAAGGCTACGGCGTGCCCGGCGCAGCGTACCTGCTGGCGGCTGCGTTGCTGGCGATTGGCGTTGCACTGGCGGCGGGCGTGCACGTCGTGCCGGCCCGTCGCCCGGAAAGCGCCGGGTAG
- a CDS encoding thiamine pyrophosphate-binding protein codes for MTTSAFPSRSGGHLIADALITHGVDTAFGVPGESYLEVLDGLYQHKEDFRFVICRQEGGAAFMAESYAKLTGKPGICLVTRGPGATNAAIGVHTAFQDSSPMILLVGQVGNDFVEREAFQEVDYRRMFGPMAKWVAQIDDAARVPEYMAHAFQIATSGRPGPVVLALPEDMLAATASVAEARPYRAVQSHPGNADVARVRELLAGAERPFVIVGGYGWKRAAAKQLREFAEANDLPVGCAFRFQDTLDNSHPNFAGDVGIGINPKLFARIKNADVVLTIGARLGEMTTSGYTLFEVPTPKQTMIHVHGDPNELGRVYQADVMIAAGVAEFAAAMAGTKLDEIKAASRKAALAEVQADLAAWRGLPPLYKNRATPAKLNLWEVVQTLKRLAPKDSIVTNGAGNFATWAHRFWPYAGIEHCDKSQLAPTSGAMGYGVPAAVMASIVAPERTSINVAGDGDFMMTSQELATAVQYGGAPICIVFNNGMYGTIRMHQEREHPSRVYGTQLVNPDFAKYGESFGGKGFTVTTNTEFDAAFAEALAFTRNAKKPVVIELTVDPQDLTPGASLDTITENARKAKSL; via the coding sequence ATGACGACTTCTGCATTCCCCTCCCGTTCCGGTGGTCATCTGATCGCCGATGCATTGATTACCCACGGTGTTGACACCGCCTTCGGCGTGCCCGGTGAAAGCTACCTCGAAGTGCTCGATGGCCTCTACCAGCACAAGGAAGACTTCCGCTTCGTGATTTGCCGGCAGGAGGGCGGCGCGGCGTTCATGGCCGAGAGCTACGCCAAGCTCACCGGCAAGCCAGGCATCTGCCTGGTCACCCGAGGACCCGGCGCCACCAATGCCGCAATTGGCGTGCATACGGCGTTTCAGGATTCATCGCCGATGATTCTGCTGGTCGGGCAAGTGGGCAATGACTTCGTCGAGCGCGAAGCGTTTCAGGAAGTTGACTATCGCCGCATGTTCGGGCCGATGGCGAAGTGGGTCGCGCAGATTGACGACGCCGCCCGCGTTCCGGAATACATGGCGCACGCCTTCCAGATTGCGACCAGTGGCCGCCCGGGGCCTGTTGTGCTGGCGCTGCCGGAGGACATGCTCGCCGCGACCGCGAGCGTCGCCGAGGCGCGGCCGTATCGCGCCGTGCAGTCGCATCCGGGTAACGCCGATGTGGCGCGTGTGCGTGAGCTGCTTGCGGGCGCCGAGCGGCCGTTCGTGATCGTTGGCGGTTACGGCTGGAAGCGTGCGGCCGCGAAGCAACTGCGCGAGTTTGCGGAGGCGAACGACTTGCCGGTCGGCTGCGCATTCCGCTTTCAGGACACGCTCGACAACAGCCATCCGAACTTCGCTGGCGACGTCGGCATCGGCATCAACCCCAAGCTCTTCGCCCGCATCAAGAACGCCGACGTGGTGTTGACCATCGGTGCGCGGCTCGGCGAGATGACCACCTCGGGCTATACGCTGTTTGAGGTGCCGACGCCGAAGCAGACGATGATCCACGTGCACGGTGACCCCAATGAATTGGGTCGCGTGTATCAGGCGGACGTCATGATTGCAGCAGGTGTGGCGGAGTTCGCGGCTGCGATGGCGGGCACGAAACTCGATGAAATCAAGGCGGCGTCGCGCAAAGCCGCGCTCGCTGAAGTGCAAGCCGATCTCGCTGCCTGGCGTGGCCTGCCGCCGCTCTACAAGAATCGTGCTACACCGGCGAAGCTCAATCTGTGGGAAGTGGTGCAGACGCTGAAGCGTCTGGCGCCGAAGGACAGCATCGTCACCAACGGCGCTGGCAACTTTGCCACCTGGGCGCATCGCTTCTGGCCGTATGCCGGCATCGAGCATTGCGATAAATCGCAGCTCGCACCCACCAGCGGCGCCATGGGTTACGGCGTGCCCGCTGCGGTGATGGCGTCGATCGTGGCGCCCGAACGCACGTCGATCAACGTCGCCGGCGATGGCGACTTCATGATGACCTCGCAGGAGCTGGCCACTGCCGTGCAGTACGGCGGTGCGCCAATCTGCATCGTGTTCAACAACGGTATGTACGGCACCATCCGCATGCATCAGGAGCGCGAGCATCCGTCGCGGGTGTACGGCACCCAGCTGGTGAACCCCGACTTCGCCAAGTACGGCGAAAGCTTTGGTGGCAAGGGTTTCACGGTCACCACCAACACCGAGTTTGACGCTGCCTTTGCCGAGGCGCTCGCCTTCACGCGTAACGCGAAGAAGCCTGTGGTGATTGAGCTCACGGTCGATCCGCAGGATCTCACACCCGGCGCCAGCCTCGATACCATCACGGAGAACGCGCGCAAGGCAAAGAGTCTGTGA
- a CDS encoding MFS transporter has translation MSSSIAAPEATFRAEATTISVVSLAHGTSHFFQLLLPPLFPWLATEFSLSFAQLGTLASLFYLVSALGQAAAGFIVDRVGARVVMFGGLTLFAIAALTAAMADGYALLVVASILLGIGNSPFHPVDFSIINQRISSERIGHAYSAHGLSGTLGYASATFVMVMLAQVFGWRYALGSAAVFALGVLAVAVTFRDAIDTRHTIHKATAAAAAGGGATSHTASSFGFLRHPVVWLCFAFFFVITFSNSAIQNFSTPALQATAGLKLTLAATALTGYLVCSAIGQLAGGFAISRQWADPERIIATALSGSAILLIVAATGVAGSVGTLLLVMLAGLGTGVAGPSRDLLIKRATPAGATGRVYGTVYSGLDAGLAVSAPIFGWLMDHDLPRSIFFGAATAMLVAMLIGLAIGQVTRRQREQPSAAS, from the coding sequence ATGAGCAGTTCCATCGCCGCGCCCGAGGCGACATTTCGGGCCGAGGCGACGACCATCAGCGTTGTCAGCCTCGCCCACGGCACCTCCCATTTTTTCCAGCTTCTGCTACCGCCGCTGTTTCCGTGGCTGGCGACCGAGTTTTCGCTGTCGTTCGCCCAGCTCGGCACGCTGGCCAGCCTGTTCTATCTGGTCTCTGCCCTCGGACAGGCCGCGGCGGGTTTCATCGTCGATCGCGTCGGTGCGCGCGTGGTGATGTTTGGCGGGCTGACGCTGTTTGCCATTGCAGCACTGACTGCCGCGATGGCGGACGGCTACGCACTGCTGGTGGTTGCATCAATACTGCTTGGCATCGGCAACTCGCCATTCCATCCGGTGGATTTCAGCATCATCAACCAGCGGATTTCGAGCGAACGCATCGGCCATGCCTACAGCGCGCACGGCCTCAGTGGCACGCTGGGCTACGCCTCGGCGACCTTTGTCATGGTGATGCTGGCGCAGGTGTTTGGCTGGCGTTATGCGCTCGGCAGCGCAGCCGTCTTCGCCCTCGGCGTGCTGGCGGTGGCCGTGACTTTCCGCGACGCGATCGACACCCGGCACACCATCCACAAGGCGACCGCAGCCGCTGCCGCAGGTGGCGGGGCAACATCGCACACGGCATCCAGCTTCGGCTTTTTGCGGCATCCGGTGGTCTGGCTCTGCTTTGCATTCTTCTTCGTCATTACCTTCAGCAATTCAGCGATCCAGAATTTCTCGACGCCAGCATTGCAGGCAACCGCTGGCCTCAAACTGACGCTGGCGGCCACCGCGCTGACCGGCTACCTCGTCTGCAGCGCGATCGGGCAGCTCGCCGGTGGCTTCGCCATCAGCCGCCAGTGGGCTGACCCGGAGCGCATCATCGCCACCGCCCTGAGTGGCTCGGCAATCCTGCTGATCGTCGCGGCGACCGGCGTGGCGGGTAGTGTCGGCACGCTGCTGCTGGTGATGCTCGCCGGCCTCGGTACCGGCGTGGCCGGGCCATCGCGCGACTTGCTGATCAAACGGGCAACACCTGCTGGCGCCACCGGGCGCGTCTATGGCACGGTCTACTCGGGGCTCGATGCTGGTCTCGCCGTGTCGGCGCCGATCTTCGGCTGGCTGATGGACCATGATTTGCCGCGCTCGATCTTCTTCGGCGCTGCGACGGCGATGCTGGTGGCCATGCTGATCGGACTGGCCATCGGGCAAGTCACCCGCCGGCAGCGCGAGCAGCCGTCCGCAGCCTCGTGA
- a CDS encoding MFS transporter, whose protein sequence is MSRATENEHRSERRYVHAFTFGNFLIGTGVMLAPGLLMVLSGDLGTSVPQTALLITVAAVAMCIGSPVLATLTSRVDRRTVLAGSLTLYAIGHALCAFAPSLTVLIVVRTITLLGAAVFTPQAAATLGIVIAPERRAAAITAVFLGWSVASVAGSPLSAWLGAHLGWRQTFGLFAALCVLGVIWVLRVVPAGLHGTSLSRDAWRQVVQHPALIAILVVTAVSASGQFTTFAYIAPFVAHTLDPSPNTLSLALVLFGLAGVIGNVWATRRIGTAGPTSNVTLSLWSMCAGMLVLAAAGASWAGFVLGALAWGGGVFANNSSQQARLVAASPALAGASIALNTSMIYLGQAIGTSLGGAVIAGSSYSTLPVVGAVVLLAALALSWRAERRNR, encoded by the coding sequence GTGAGTCGCGCTACCGAAAACGAACATCGCAGCGAGCGGCGGTACGTCCACGCCTTCACCTTCGGCAACTTCCTGATCGGCACCGGTGTCATGCTGGCGCCGGGATTGCTGATGGTGCTGTCCGGCGATCTCGGCACCAGCGTGCCGCAGACGGCATTGCTAATCACCGTCGCGGCAGTAGCAATGTGCATCGGCTCGCCGGTGCTGGCCACGCTGACCTCACGCGTTGATCGCCGCACTGTGCTCGCCGGCTCGCTGACGCTCTATGCGATCGGGCACGCGCTGTGTGCATTTGCGCCCAGTCTGACCGTGCTGATCGTGGTGCGGACAATCACGCTGCTGGGCGCCGCAGTGTTCACTCCGCAAGCGGCAGCAACACTTGGGATCGTCATCGCGCCGGAGCGCCGGGCGGCGGCGATCACTGCGGTCTTCCTCGGCTGGTCAGTCGCCTCGGTGGCCGGCAGCCCACTGTCGGCATGGCTCGGTGCGCACCTCGGCTGGCGCCAGACGTTTGGCCTGTTCGCCGCACTTTGCGTGCTCGGCGTGATATGGGTGCTTCGTGTGGTGCCCGCCGGGCTGCACGGCACGTCACTCTCACGCGACGCGTGGCGGCAGGTAGTGCAGCACCCGGCGCTGATCGCGATTCTGGTCGTTACAGCGGTATCGGCATCCGGCCAGTTCACCACCTTCGCCTACATCGCGCCGTTTGTTGCGCACACGCTCGACCCGTCACCGAATACGCTGTCACTGGCACTGGTGCTGTTCGGCCTCGCGGGTGTGATCGGCAACGTCTGGGCGACGCGGCGCATCGGCACCGCGGGCCCGACGTCGAACGTGACGCTGTCGCTGTGGTCGATGTGCGCCGGCATGCTGGTGCTGGCCGCCGCTGGTGCTTCGTGGGCGGGCTTTGTGCTGGGTGCACTGGCCTGGGGTGGCGGCGTGTTCGCCAACAACTCCTCGCAACAGGCGCGACTGGTGGCCGCCTCGCCCGCGCTCGCTGGCGCCAGCATTGCGCTCAACACCAGCATGATCTATCTGGGGCAGGCGATCGGCACCTCGCTTGGCGGCGCCGTGATCGCCGGCAGCAGCTACAGCACGCTGCCGGTGGTCGGTGCCGTGGTACTACTGGCAGCGCTGGCGCTGTCGTGGCGGGCGGAGCGGCGCAACAGGTAA